Proteins encoded within one genomic window of Cyprinus carpio isolate SPL01 chromosome B22, ASM1834038v1, whole genome shotgun sequence:
- the s1pr3a gene encoding sphingosine 1-phosphate receptor 3a produces MDFEVEPGMNDIIVSYYNHSGKWGRPKSTGTYETVFIICICTLIVLENITVLLALWRNKRFHSRMYFLIGNLALSDLLAGVAYMVNIFTSGRNTFFLSPGQWLLREGSMFVALSASTFSLLAIGIERHMTMVRLRPCETAGRGRLLALLGACWAVSVLLSALPSLGWNCLDRFHTCSTVLPLYDKSYIAFCISVFSALLAAIVVLYVRIYLLVTSSGRRVSSRPSDRSLVLLRTVVIVLGVFVACWAPLFLLLLLDVGCSPERCPVLYKVNWFIALAVLNSALNPLIYTLSSREMRAAFFRVLCCCCCPTQLDSIPTVTGTALPGTVIPTAENTKSSMGGVASGAAKFSLMRGKVPTPSNSQHQHGDTSPPAVTHSSGPGDLLSAVLVKAGALPSLGKF; encoded by the coding sequence ATGGATTTCGAGGTTGAACCTGGAATGAATGATATTATAGTTAGCTATTATAACCACTCGGGCAAGTGGGGAAGACCAAAAAGCACCGGTACATACGAGACAGTCTTCATCATTTGCATCTGCACTCTGATCGTGTTGGAGAATATCACTGTACTACTGGCACTATGGCGCAACAAGCGCTTCCACAGCCGCATGTACTTTCTCATTGGCAATCTGGCACTTTCGGACTTGTTAGCTGGAGTGGCGTACATGGTTAACATCTTCACCTCTGGCCGCAATACTTTTTTCCTCAGTCCTGGCCAGTGGCTGCTGCGAGAGGGGAGCATGTTTGTGGCACTTAGCGCTTCCACCTTCAGCTTGCTCGCTATTGGGATTGAGCGCCACATGACGATGGTTCGTTTACGGCCGTGTGAGACTGCAGGAAGGGGGAGGTTGCTAGCTCTCCTGGGAGCCTGCTGGGCTGTTTCGGTCCTGTTGAGCGCCTTGCCTAGTCTCGGTTGGAACTGCTTGGACCGATTCCACACTTGCTCCACTGTCCTACCATTGTACGACAAAAGTTACATAGCCTTCTGCATTAGCGTCTTCTCAGCCCTTCTAGCGGCAATCGTGGTGCTATACGTGCGCATCTACCTGCTAGTGACGTCCAGCGGGCGTAGAGTGAGTTCCCGGCCATCGGATCGCTCGCTCGTACTTCTGCGCACGGTAGTGATAGTACTGGGAGTTTTTGTGGCCTGTTGGGCTCCCCTTTTTCTGCTATTGCTGCTGGATGTGGGATGCAGTCCAGAGCGGTGCCCGGTTCTCTATAAGGTGAACTGGTTCATCGCACTGGCTGTGCTCAACTCCGCCCTCAACCCGCTCATCTACACGCTTTCCAGCCGTGAGATGCGGGCCGCCTTCTTTCGCGTGTTATGCTGCTGTTGCTGTCCAACGCAGCTGGACTCTATACCCACGGTGACAGGGACGGCACTCCCGGGAACAGTCATTCCCACAGCAGAGAACACCAAATCAAGCATGGGTGGGGTGGCAAGTGGTGCAGCTAAGTTCTCCCTGATGCGAGGTAAAGTTCCCACCCCGTCAAACTCCCAGCATCAGCATGGGGACACGTCGCCACCGGCTGTCACGCACTCCTCGGGGCCAGGTGACCTACTGTCTGCGGTGCTGGTTAAAGCTGGGGCGCTTCCTTCTCTGGGGAAGTTTTGA